TCAAGATGGCTCACAGCTGCATCAATCACCAACATCACCTGGACAGACATATAACCACccttaaccatggttttacttatTTCTGTACAATTAGAAGTTTAGACCAAAGCTAGTCAATGAAACAAAGCACTATGAGTGTTCATCCTCATTCTTCTTGAATATAGACTGGTGAACTCTATTACCACAACTTTCACACAATGGTGCTGTCTCTGAAATGACcaacattgctggtcaccagcatatgatGTTTTTAGATGCTGGGCCTCAACATGGGATGCTTGTGTTCTTTTTCCCCCACAACATTTTTAAAGGAGCTAAACTGGCAAGAATTTCTTTACCAGAAAGATCACATTTGACCAGCTTCAGCAGCTTAGTTTTGGGGGGTGAACAGCATGGCTAtgttggtccaccagctagaccagcaccaaacaagCACTAACCAGCATTAACCAACCTTGACCAGCATGCAAATTAatactggttttagctggtcttttgaGTAGGGATGAACTTATTATAGGGATGTTCTCCCTGTGGTTACATGCCTTTTTCAATGGCATAATGGTGGTGGGTTACTCATGGTCATATCTAAACAGTAAACCTTGTTCAGTGGCAACTCTCGCAAAAGCTTAGCGTGACACATGTGAGTTTCGCAGAATGAGGGTAACCATCCAAACACAACACTTGCTCCCTGtgaggattgaaccagcaaccctcTAGTTAATGGCCAAATTACTTCACTGATCAtaattgtgttctttttttttttttttttgcttttaaccATACCTTTGTGACATGCTCAAGAAACTCAGGACTGGATAGGCATTCAGGTGCATCCCCACAGTTTGTGCTGTAGCTGAAGAGGGTAAGCAGTGTTGGGTCCAGCTCAAATAACCTACCAAAGACACATTTTACACATCAGTTAACACTACAGATAATTTTATCAAGATGGATCTTTAACAATGAAGGAGAGCATAAGATTACGTAATACAAGCTACTTAACCTTGAAAATTGATTACAGAACAAAATGCATCCAGCTATAAATCACCTTGACTCTTTTCGAAGAAAGTCAGAGATATTTTTTTCCTCTATGGGGAGTTCAAAGAGGAACACTCAAGAAAGTGATGCTTAGTAGAATTTTTCTCAAAGAaggtgattttgatgaaaattatcTTGCTACTCCCTGTCGCCAAGCAACAAGTCAAGCCTCTTACCAAGCTGCAGTTAGAGAATCAGACAGCGGGAAACTGATATGAATTTTTAGATGGATTTaaagagatttttttaaataatttagtttGCTTGTAAATTTGCTATACCTTATCATTTTCCATTCTGAATATTATCTGGCATACCTTTGGTTATGGCAATTTTTGGCTATTATGAATGCCAATTATGTAAAAGTGCATTATTTACATAACATAAAattcaacttttttaattattatttaaataatttgaattaattataattcacaaaatgcatttttcacactaaaatactATGTGTTTGTAAATACAATACATCACACCATCCTGTCAACTTTCTAAATAAGCATTTAGACACATTTAGTTTGCATAATATGACACACTAATTCAATGCCAGCATGCAGAATGATAGTCACATTACCTCGTAAACATAACAATTCCATGTGGCACCTTGTTCTTCCCCAGGCTCTCCCAGCTGTCCCGGATCAGACCTGTATCTTTTTCAGAGATTTTCTCCATCATGACCCTCAGTCAATGCTGAAATCTCTTATTGACTCAAAAGTGTGGCATCAAAATGTGTGTCCTTCTGTTTAAGGTAGGACCTCCTGAATTCCCATGTCCAGAGTTCCACTGAGTTTTGGTCTTCACGTTTAACCCACCTTTGAAAAGACAGTATATGCAAACATCATCCACCAGAAGATAATATCAGAGGAGTGTGCATGAGGACCTATGGGTTAAAAGAGAATCCTACCAAATTCATTTGAATCAGCACACAACTACAAAACTCTCAGCTCAACCATCAATTTGCATTGCACTGACATAAATTTTTAATCGCAAAGGTTTTCCAACTGATGATTCATCTTATCAACATCTAGATGAGAAAGAAACCTAACTTAGCTCTGACTTTATGGTCACAATAAACTCATGCACCACACCTTCACTGTTCGAGAGGTGACCTTCTTCTTCTCTTAGTGGCTTCGACTGTGTGTCTCTCTGACATTAGGATTTCTGTTTGTTCAGTGCGAATATGTATATGTCAAGTCTGCTATCCTTGTGtttgctccctctctctctctgccccctcctctctctcacacacatacattcactcagtcactcactttctcttttatctctctctctatctctccctctctctgtttcCTCTCCCCTCTCTGTTGCATGTAACCTCATACACGCAGCTTGATGTGCATTCAAACTGAGATGAAGGGGATGAAGACACCTTTTTTGCTGTTTTCTGCAATAGTAAAACCAGGACCACATTATTTTACAGTATTGACTATTTCAATCACATTCTAATATTTCTAAATGCTGTCACATCATTGTGATACTGTGCCTATCTGAACAGTACACAAGGACTGAATGTAAAGATCTCCACTGCTGCTATCAATACCATATCATGTCATGAGCCATAGCTCCTCCTACAGGTGAGAGTTCGGCCTTTAAGACAATAAAACACCTCTAGGCGCTGGGTGTGCATTACAAattaaagaacaaaaaataataaacataaaaacagtacaaaaatgtgatatatgtaaaataacaaaaatatctatataattgTGTTCAAACAAACAAGTTATGTAGAAGGTTGGTATACATGCTAATGCACAAAGCAAAAATGTCATCAATCTCCTTTCTATGGGTGGTAGGTTCTGTAGGTCATGTGTCTGTTATGTCTCCAAAGCTCTGGAACTCACTCCCTCAAAATCTCTGAAAtgctttttacacattttacaattacCTTTTACACATTATACACTTTCTTACTCTGTCCTTtttctaatatatatttttatgtcatatatatatatatatatatatatatatatatatatatatatatatatatatattatgggaTAGCTATTTGACCTTTTTACCCTTTCCcactcttctcttttttttacagtatgatAAACCTG
The Xyrauchen texanus isolate HMW12.3.18 chromosome 22, RBS_HiC_50CHRs, whole genome shotgun sequence DNA segment above includes these coding regions:
- the LOC127662202 gene encoding neuroglobin; its protein translation is MMEKISEKDTGLIRDSWESLGKNKVPHGIVMFTRLFELDPTLLTLFSYSTNCGDAPECLSSPEFLEHVTKVMLVIDAAVSHLDDLNTLEDFLLNLGRKHQAVGVNTQSFALVGESLLYMLQCSLGPAYTAPLRQAWLNMYSIVVSAMTRGWAKNGEHKSN